In Heyndrickxia vini, the sequence CATCCCATGTTGTAAGGCAATTGGATACAGCCCGACAAATGAGGAATATTTCGGATCCAGCACTGTCCCTTCTACTTTTGTACCACCGAGTGGGTTCGGACGATCTAACACAACAAAAGGGATATTGTTTTCTTTGGCAGCTTCCATTGCATAGGCCATTGTGTAAATATACGTATAAAATCGAGCACCTACATCTTGGATATCGAATACAAGAACGTCTACATCTTTCAGCATATCAGGGGTTGGTTTTTTCGTTTCCCCATATAGACTATAAACAGGAAGGCCTGTTTTTTCATCAATATAAAATGGAACGTAGGATCCTGCTTGTTCACTTCCTCTTACACCGTGTTCCGGCCCAAATAAGGCAACTAAATTAATTTGTTTATTATTGTAAAATTTATCGACGATACTTGTTAAAGACTGGTCAACGCCAGTTGGATTAGTTATAAGTCCAACCTTTTTCCCCTTTAATAGGTTAAGTTGATCTTTTAATAATACTTCTACCCCTAGTTGAAAAGACTTGTCTTTATGCTTTTTTGCAGGTTCGATTGGCTTCGCTAAAACTGCAGATAAGCATGAAACAGATAGAATCACCGCAAAAATTGCGACTAACCACTTCTTCATCTCCATTCTCCTCCCTTAAGTTAAGTGAGAAGGAGCTGGTTTCCCCAACTCCCCGCTTCCTACATACCTATTGACCTAGCGATTTCGTAACTCCCAATCGGTGCTAGTAAAATGAAGCTTTACCTTTTTCCCTTTTGACTGAATTTGTGGATCGGCAATATACCATCCTCTTCCATTTACTGTAGCATCCGTCTCATATTGAAAACGAATAAATTTCGTTCCTTCTGGAATCGAATAGGTTGCCTTTTTCCAATTTACACTTGATCCTGTATATCCCATTCCAAGCGATGTCCAACTCTCACCATCATTAGAAATTTCTACTTTTCCATAGTCGGCATCATTTTCAATTCGATACCATGTTTGGAACGTAAGGGTTGATGGTTTTTTACTATTCACTTCCGCTTGTAATATTGCTTTTTTGTTATCCCCATAACCAGCAAACCATGCTTGTTTTTTTCCTTTCATATCGACAGGAATCGCATCCCCCGCTTGTCTGGCAACGAGTCTTCTCGTTTGGTTCGTTGAAACCGTATTACGGGATGGATGAACTCGATTTGTTAAAAGAATAACTATTGTTTGGTTTTTTGGACTAATCACTAATGAAGTTCCCGTATATCCTGTATGGCCCATCGTATTTTCATCTGCAAAACCATCCATATACCAACCTTGATTCAATTCATAGCCAAGACCATGATCATCCCCTGGAAATGCTTGATTCATATTTTTCTCCATTAGCTTTACAGTAGAAGCTTTTAAAATTCGAGAATGACCATATTTGCCTTCGTTTAAAAATGTCTGTCCAAGTATGGCAAGATCATTGGCAGTTGAAAAAACTCCAGCATGCCCGGCTACACCATCAAGGGACCATGAATTTTCATCATGGACTTGGCCCCAAACGAGACCTCTATTCGTCCATGGTTGATATTCAGTAGCAGCAATTCTTGATTTCAAAGATGCAGGTGGATTGTACATCGTATCCTTCATGCCTAGCGGCTTCGTAATATGTTTTTTTACATATTCATCCTGCCTTTGCCCCGACAGCCTTTCGACAAGAACACCTAATGTGATCATATTCAAATCACTATATGTGTAAGTCGTTCCCGGAGCATTTGTAAGCTGATGTTTTAACACAATCTGTAATCTATCCGCTCTTGATGTTCCCATTTTATAAACGAGAATTCCCGGCTCGAAACCAGAAGTATGGGTCATTAGTTGACGTATCGTTACTGTTTCTTTCCCATTTTCCGCAAATTCCGGAATGTATTTAGCTACGGGATCATCAAGTTTAAATTTTCCTTTTTCATATAACTGCATTGCTGCAATGGAAGTGAAAATTTTACTGATTGAAGCAATATCAAAAATCGTATCTTTTTTCATTTGAATGGGTTGATTGGTTTCAGTAAACTGATCATCTGTATAGCGATAAGCATATCCGTATGCTTGATGTTTTACCGTCACCCCTTTTCTTGCAACATAAGTAACAGCACCGGGCATAACTTTTTGAGTGATTGCGTCATTAATGATAGAATCCATTTCTTTCAATGGAGCTTCAGCCATTCCGGCTAACTTAGGCTTTCCAGGAAGTAAAACAGGAAAAGATGAACCGGGATGATCCCATGTATATTTTGTCTGCATCACATCATCTCTCTTACTTGCTTCTACTGTTGATATCCCCTTGGTTGAAAACAATAATGTTGTACTCAACAACACAACTGAACATGTTTTAATAATTTTCTTGTTCAATTGAATCTCCCCCTATTAATAATGTAGTCCTGAACCAAATGAATACAGACCAGGAATTGTAACTGGAAGCTTTCCATTTGGAGAAATTTCTCCTACTAATGCCTTTGCCAGAGCTCTTGTTGAGATATCACGATTTCCGTACGTTAAAATGTTTGCATCCATATTAGGAAATGACATAATATCATATGGATTTCTCATCGATGCAATTACGACTGGTTTGCCTGTTTGCTTTAGTGTGTTAACCAACGTTTGCTGTGCACTATTTGTATTTGCATTATACGTGGCAACCACGATGACGTCGGTGTTTTTTGATTTGTCTACCGCTGTCTGAATTTGCGCCGCAGTTGGTGAAGTATTAGTGCCGTAAGCAGTAGTCTCCAAACCCTTTTCAGTGAGTAATGTGCCTAGTCTTTCAGAATTAGCTGTCGTTGGGCCAGTAATAAACACTTTTTGATTGTGCTGTAGGGGTAGAACATGATTATCATTTTTGAGTAATGTAATGCTTTTTTCAGTGATTTCATCTGCCATTCGAAGATTTTCCGGCGTTCCTATTTTTTCAAGCTGCTTTTCCTTGGTCAAAGGATGCTCAATAATTCCGCGCTTATATTTTGCAAGAAGGATACGAGTCACTGATTGGTCAAGGCGTTTTTTACTAATTTTCTTTGTTTTAACTGCTTTTACCATAGATTTATAGGCAAGTTCAACATCTGGCGGATTCAGTAAAATATCTGCCCCTGCTTCAAATGCAGCTACTGGAACTTGATCAGCTGGCAAAACATTTGCCCCTGACATATCTAAACTATCTGTAATAATTAATCCATCGTACTTAAGCTGGTTCCGAAGAACCCCCGTCATTATCGGTTTGGACAGTGTCGCTGGTAAGCCGGAAGAATCTAAAGCTGGAACGACAATATGTGCCGTCATAATTGCATCAACTCCAGATTTGATCGCTGCCCTAAATGGATTTAAATCAACTTCGTAAAGTGTTTTCAGATCATGATTCACAATTGGAAGTCCATAATGGGAATCGACATTGGTATCCCCATGACCAGGAAAATGCTTTCCTGTTGCAATGACATTTTGCTTTTGTAATCCTTCAATCTGTGCAGTTCCTAAAGCTCCCACTAAATTAGGATTTTCAGAATAAGAGCGCACACCGATGACTGGATTTTCTGGATTCACATTTACATCTAAGTCAGGAGCAAAATCCATATTGATGCCCAAACTTTTTAGCTCTGTTCCCATAATTTCAGCAGATTTTTTTGCATAGATCACGGATTTAGTTGCACCTAATGCCATGTTTCCAGGCAAGACAGTTGCTGGCTCGGTGACACGTGCAACGATTCCACCTTCTTGGTCGGTTGAAATGAATAAAGGTATATTTGATTTTTGCTTCAAAGCAATCGCTTGTAGACCATTTGATAAGGATTGGACTTGATTCGGATTTATAGGAGTTCCGATATTATCGTTCCAATTAAAATAGATGACACCGCCAATATGATATTTCTCAATAATTTCTTTATAATTTGCCCCTCCACGTTTAGAGTTTAAATTCGTTTCTGTATAATCTGGGTCAGTAGGTGTTTTCCCATAAGCATGGATGATAAAAAGCTGTCCTACTTTTTCTTCGACAGACATGCTTTTCAGCTTTTTCTTCACCCACTTTTTAGCAATCTTATCTTGATTCCCCTTAGATTTTTCCTTTGCCTGAATGGTTGATGTATTCGGTAACATTAACGAAAGTAGAAGCACGAATGTCAGCATGAACACCCAAATTTTTTTAGGCATTTGTTTTCCTCCCCTAAGTTCAATTTTTTGCAAGGGCTTACTTGTATTAAAGTCTACCAACACTGTTGGAATTGTCTATATAACTTTTGCCCTCTTTTATTTTGAAAATTCCCTATTTACATATCTGGATGCCTATGTCTTTTTACATATTTTCGAAAGCGGCATTCAATACACAATCATGCCCAAAATGCTTGTGAAAAAGACACTATAAATAGTCAATAGACCAGTTTTATAATCGATTTTCTTAAAACTAATTAAATTAAGTTTTACTTACTTTCACATGATTTTTTGCCCAAAATTAAAATAGTCAGAAAGTTACTATTATTCTATCTATTTTTTCTATAAACTTGACCTAATCTAGTAGAGGAGGAGATTCAATGAATAAGAAAAAATTCGTCATTCCTATGATCTTGTCTGCGGCAATAATAGGAGGATCGTTTTCCGGAGGTGCTGCTTATGCTATTCAGCCCGATGATTCAGGATATCCAAAGATTCAAAAGATGGATGCCAAACAAAGTTTAAAAAGAGATGCCAACCATTCTATCTTTGCTAAGAAGCTAGGATTTAATAAGAAAAAAGATGTTGCTGCTATTAATTATATTGAAAAAAATAAGAATCTCTTAAAAATGAAGGAACCCGCAAAAAACTTAAAGGTTAAAAAAATGGAGATTGATAAATTTGGCATGACCCATGTACGTTTGCAACAAACAAAAAATGGAATACCGATTGAAGGTGCTGAAGTCATTGTCCATTATGACAAAGAAGGGACCGTTCAAACTGTTAATGGCCAATACAGTAATGATATTGCGGAGATAGATTTAAATACAAAAGCAATAATTACTGCAGATCAGGCCATTGAAAAAGCCAAGGAGATAATCTCTGCACCAAAAGATTTAGACTATAAACCTACACAGGAGTTGGTTGTTTATCCTTTTAATGGCGAAAATTATGTCACCTATAAAGTAAATGTGAATTTTCTTGGGGAACACCCTGGGAATTGGGATGTATTTATCGATGCGAAAACAGGTGACGTTGTAGATATGTATAACGAATTAATGCATATCGAAGGCAACGATTACAAACCGATGAAGGGTGTAGGTACAGGGGTGCTAGGAGAAAAACGCGAACTCCATATTTCCAAAAAGAAAGATCCGGCATTAGGAAACGGAATGATGTTTTTTCTAAATGATATTAATCATGACCATTTAGGAGGAATTACTACCTACGATTTCGGAAACGAGTTCGATTCAAGAACTAACCCGTTGCCTGGTAAATTATTTGCAAAGAAAAACAATTCTTGGAATGATGACTATGATCGTGCTGCGGTTGATGCCCATTATAATTCCGAAAAAGTTTATCATTATTATTTAGATAAACATGGCCGAAATTCTTTGGACGATAATGGCATGGAAATAAAGTCCACCGTACACTACGGAGATGGCTATAATAATGCTTTCTGGAATGGACGGCAAATGACTTATGGTGACGGGGATGGACAATTCATGATTTCTCTTTCAGCCGGTCTTGATGTAGCCGCCCATGAAATGACGCATGGAGTAACTACCCACACAGCCGGATTAAAATACCGAAATGAATCTGGTGCGCTCAATGAAGCATTTTCTGATATTTTTGGTGCATTAGTGAATGAAGACAGCTGGGAAATTGGCGAGGACATTATGGCGCCTGAAGCAAAAGCTTCCGGGAGAACAGCTCTAAGAAGTATGAGCAATCCGAACAAGTTTCCAGTGAACGCAGCCTACACTCCTTACGGAAACGGAAGTGGTGTATATCCCAAACATATGGATGAATTCTACCATCTTCCACTTAATCTAGATAACGGCGGAGTCCATGTCAATTCCTCCATCATTAATCATGCTGCCTTCTTAACAGGAGAACAAATTGGAAAAGACAAACTTGGACAAATCTATTACCGTGCACTAACCATTTATTTAACTCCCGATTCTAACTTCAGTGATGCTAGACAAGCCATTATCCAATCAGCCATTGACATATACGGAGAAAACAGTACCGAAGCACAAGCAGCCGAAAACAGCCTAAACCAAGTCGGCATCCTCCAATAAATACCATACCGGTGCCAGGCACCATTTATACAGTTTTTTGAATATTTATTGCAAATTATGTATAAATGGTGTCAGGCACCGCTTATTTCCATCCTTTTATTTCTAGTTGTTGGTGTTTGTTGAATAGGCCAGGGTAGATGAGAAAGCCGAGGATGATGGCCGTTAAACATGCAGCTGTCATTATTAGAAAAACAATTAATAGTTGCAGACGTACTGCTTGAATCGGGTCAGCGCCGGCAATGATTTGTCCTGTCATCATACCTGGTAACTGGACAAGGCCAATTGTTTTTTGGCTTTCGATCGTCGGAATGAGGCTAGAACGGATCGATTGTTTAAGAATCGGATAAATTGATTGTTTTATACTGCCTCCCAATGAAAGGACGAGAAGTACCTCTTCCTTTCGCATATCTAGCTCACCTTTTAAGCGATTTAAGAAAAGATTAGCTATGACCATTGAGTTCCCTATAATCATCCCACTAATTGATATCATATATTGTGGAGATGCTGGTACAATATGCATCCCTATTAAAAAACTTTGAGTTATCACCTCAACAATCAATATCGTTAAAAAGGTTTTCCAAAAAATTCGCGGCAATCCTTTACCACGTTTCGCTGCGTTTTTAGTTGCTACCAAAATCATCAATAAGATCATTAAAATCACGACTGATAAGTGCTGGAAACCAAAGACTATTTTTAATATGTATCCAACAATCATTAATTGGATTGTTGCCCGCAAACTTGTTATGATTAAATCTTTACCTAGACCTAGTTTAAAGGCTGCTGATAGAAAAAGCGCGATGACAACAAAACCAAAACTAAATAATATTGCAAGTAGATTCATACCTTTTCCCTCTTCAAGTCTAAAAATTGTCTTGTTAGTTTTTCTCTAGGTTCAGAGAAAAATAGTTTCGTAGGTGCAGATTCAATCAGGCGTCCATCCATAATTAGCCATGTTTGATCACCCACTCGCTCTGCTTGAGCAAGATCGTGAGTCACCCAAAGAATGGTCGTATTTTGATCACGATTAATCTGTAAAATAAGCTCTTCCACTGCAAATGTAGAATTAGAATCAAGTGCCGAGGTCACCTCATCTAACAATAAAATGGAAGGCCCGTTCACAAGCGTTCGAGCTAGTGACAATCTCTGCCGCTGTCCTCCTGATAGTTCCCTTGCTTCTCGTGATAAAAGTTCTTCTGGTAAACCAACATAGTCCATATATTTTTTAGGATGTTCAAGCGTTTTTCCCATCAAACGTGCAGGTAAAGTTAAATTTTCTAGTGCTGTTCCATTTATCATTGGTCCTGACTGAAAAGCAATCCCAACCTGTCTTCTAAGTTCTTGAATATCCCATTCTCTCACTTCTTTCCCATGTATCAATATGTCACCTTCATTAGGCGAAATAAGTAAATTGCAAAGGGATAAAATCGTACTCTTTCCAGAACCGGATGGGCCGATAATCGTTACAATTGAACCAGCTTCCACCTTTGCATGAATATCCGATAAAACTTGAATCGTTTCTCTTTGATTCATAAATGCTTTACACACGTGACGAAATTCAATAATAAACTCCTCTGTATTTAATTCTAAATCCATAGCCTCTCTCACTTTTCATTAAATTTTTTATAACGACTTCTCTATCCATTACCTCATTTTATCATGGAAGTTCTATTTCTTCCCTGCAGATAAAGAGCCTTTTACAGGAGATTCATCATGTCCATCTCAAGTGGACAAAAACACCATTTTGTCCACGAGCGGTACCTGGCACCATTTATGCAAAAGCTGCATAAATATCCAAATAATGAATAAATGGTGCCTGGCACCTTAGCGTTTTTTCTTTTGGTAGTAGGTGTTTAGTGATTGGATGAAGAAGAGGAGGACGAAGAAGAGGAGGGTGATGATTTCAATAGGGTCCATGACGCTAAAGGGGATGATGACATTGTGTACGGCCTTTTGAAGTTTATATCCCATGAGCATATCTATTCCTATAGCAAAAAATAATAATACTACCAGTAAACCAAAACTAATGCTTAATAATTTCATCTGTTCTCTTCCTTTCGCAGCTATTATTATCTTTTCCGATTTACAGAAAAAGAATGATACTTGCATAATTTACCTTTAGATTGGGGAAATTTTGAAGTATACATAATCATACGAAAATGAGGAGACGTAATGCCCAATTGGTTGAAAAATTTCAGTAAGAACAAAAAACGAAACGTCAAAAAAGGAAAGGACATTAGCGGGCAAACTACTGTCTCCATATCTGAAGATGAGATAGGAACCAATTTAGATGAAAATATAAAAAAGATCATAAAAGCGACAGGTAATAGTTCCGATATTGTGATTCGGAAAATGCATGTAAATGATTCCATCCATTTTGCCGTTCTTTACACTGACGGACTAGTTGATAATAATACGATTAATGACTTTTTATTAGAAGGGCTACTACATGATAATGGAATTTTTTATCCTGTTTCCGCTGAACATGCTCTTCACTTAATAAAAGATAAAATGATTGCCATTGGTGGTATCACCTCCATTTATCGATGGGACGATCTATTCCAATCACTATTCTCCGGTGCAACGATTATCTTAATAGATCAGGCTAATGAGGCATTAAGTGTAAGTACTGTAGGTGGGGAAAAAAGGCAAATTTCCGAGCCTGGTACGGAAACAACTATTCGTGGCCCACGAGAAGGATTTACTGAAACCCTTCGCACCAATACTGCCTTAATTCGCAGACGAATCAAGAATCCAAACCTATGGC encodes:
- a CDS encoding ABC transporter permease, with product MNLLAILFSFGFVVIALFLSAAFKLGLGKDLIITSLRATIQLMIVGYILKIVFGFQHLSVVILMILLMILVATKNAAKRGKGLPRIFWKTFLTILIVEVITQSFLIGMHIVPASPQYMISISGMIIGNSMVIANLFLNRLKGELDMRKEEVLLVLSLGGSIKQSIYPILKQSIRSSLIPTIESQKTIGLVQLPGMMTGQIIAGADPIQAVRLQLLIVFLIMTAACLTAIILGFLIYPGLFNKHQQLEIKGWK
- a CDS encoding M4 family metallopeptidase, which codes for MNKKKFVIPMILSAAIIGGSFSGGAAYAIQPDDSGYPKIQKMDAKQSLKRDANHSIFAKKLGFNKKKDVAAINYIEKNKNLLKMKEPAKNLKVKKMEIDKFGMTHVRLQQTKNGIPIEGAEVIVHYDKEGTVQTVNGQYSNDIAEIDLNTKAIITADQAIEKAKEIISAPKDLDYKPTQELVVYPFNGENYVTYKVNVNFLGEHPGNWDVFIDAKTGDVVDMYNELMHIEGNDYKPMKGVGTGVLGEKRELHISKKKDPALGNGMMFFLNDINHDHLGGITTYDFGNEFDSRTNPLPGKLFAKKNNSWNDDYDRAAVDAHYNSEKVYHYYLDKHGRNSLDDNGMEIKSTVHYGDGYNNAFWNGRQMTYGDGDGQFMISLSAGLDVAAHEMTHGVTTHTAGLKYRNESGALNEAFSDIFGALVNEDSWEIGEDIMAPEAKASGRTALRSMSNPNKFPVNAAYTPYGNGSGVYPKHMDEFYHLPLNLDNGGVHVNSSIINHAAFLTGEQIGKDKLGQIYYRALTIYLTPDSNFSDARQAIIQSAIDIYGENSTEAQAAENSLNQVGILQ
- a CDS encoding glycoside hydrolase family 3 protein, with amino-acid sequence MPKKIWVFMLTFVLLLSLMLPNTSTIQAKEKSKGNQDKIAKKWVKKKLKSMSVEEKVGQLFIIHAYGKTPTDPDYTETNLNSKRGGANYKEIIEKYHIGGVIYFNWNDNIGTPINPNQVQSLSNGLQAIALKQKSNIPLFISTDQEGGIVARVTEPATVLPGNMALGATKSVIYAKKSAEIMGTELKSLGINMDFAPDLDVNVNPENPVIGVRSYSENPNLVGALGTAQIEGLQKQNVIATGKHFPGHGDTNVDSHYGLPIVNHDLKTLYEVDLNPFRAAIKSGVDAIMTAHIVVPALDSSGLPATLSKPIMTGVLRNQLKYDGLIITDSLDMSGANVLPADQVPVAAFEAGADILLNPPDVELAYKSMVKAVKTKKISKKRLDQSVTRILLAKYKRGIIEHPLTKEKQLEKIGTPENLRMADEITEKSITLLKNDNHVLPLQHNQKVFITGPTTANSERLGTLLTEKGLETTAYGTNTSPTAAQIQTAVDKSKNTDVIVVATYNANTNSAQQTLVNTLKQTGKPVVIASMRNPYDIMSFPNMDANILTYGNRDISTRALAKALVGEISPNGKLPVTIPGLYSFGSGLHY
- a CDS encoding serine hydrolase domain-containing protein, translated to MSTVEASKRDDVMQTKYTWDHPGSSFPVLLPGKPKLAGMAEAPLKEMDSIINDAITQKVMPGAVTYVARKGVTVKHQAYGYAYRYTDDQFTETNQPIQMKKDTIFDIASISKIFTSIAAMQLYEKGKFKLDDPVAKYIPEFAENGKETVTIRQLMTHTSGFEPGILVYKMGTSRADRLQIVLKHQLTNAPGTTYTYSDLNMITLGVLVERLSGQRQDEYVKKHITKPLGMKDTMYNPPASLKSRIAATEYQPWTNRGLVWGQVHDENSWSLDGVAGHAGVFSTANDLAILGQTFLNEGKYGHSRILKASTVKLMEKNMNQAFPGDDHGLGYELNQGWYMDGFADENTMGHTGYTGTSLVISPKNQTIVILLTNRVHPSRNTVSTNQTRRLVARQAGDAIPVDMKGKKQAWFAGYGDNKKAILQAEVNSKKPSTLTFQTWYRIENDADYGKVEISNDGESWTSLGMGYTGSSVNWKKATYSIPEGTKFIRFQYETDATVNGRGWYIADPQIQSKGKKVKLHFTSTDWELRNR
- a CDS encoding phosphate ABC transporter ATP-binding protein; protein product: MDLELNTEEFIIEFRHVCKAFMNQRETIQVLSDIHAKVEAGSIVTIIGPSGSGKSTILSLCNLLISPNEGDILIHGKEVREWDIQELRRQVGIAFQSGPMINGTALENLTLPARLMGKTLEHPKKYMDYVGLPEELLSREARELSGGQRQRLSLARTLVNGPSILLLDEVTSALDSNSTFAVEELILQINRDQNTTILWVTHDLAQAERVGDQTWLIMDGRLIESAPTKLFFSEPREKLTRQFLDLKREKV